Proteins found in one Pseudochaenichthys georgianus chromosome 13, fPseGeo1.2, whole genome shotgun sequence genomic segment:
- the stard10 gene encoding START domain-containing protein 10, with translation MSGQTVTIPDDRAFASFKAECLCEEGWSINHNKGGIAVFTQGLEEGKSIHNIKCRMVCKDVSAETMYDVLHDIEYRRKWDTNVIETFDIGKLTVNADVGYYSWKCPSPLRNRDVITLRSWLPMGKDYIIMNYSVKHPKYPSKKDKVRAVSIQTGYVIQSQGPANSCTLTYMAQVDPRGSLPKWVVNKSSHFLAPRAMKKINKACLKYTEWKQRHNPGFKPWLYPEQTTLPSIPLSELSIQRAESLENIDESSLAETQEREDSD, from the exons ATGTCTGGACAGACTGTGACCATACCGGATGACCGGGCGTTTGCCAGCTTCAAGGCGGAGTGTCTGTGCGAGGAAGGCTGGAGTATCAACCACAACAAGGGGGGCATCGCGGTGTTCACCCAGGGTCTGGAGGAAGGGAAGTCCATCCACAACATTAAG TGTCGGATGGTGTGTAAGGACGTGTCGGCTGAAACCATGTACGACGTTCTCCATGATATTGAATACAGGAGAAAATGGGACACAAACGTCATTGAGACCTTCGACATCGGGAAGCTTACGGTCAATGCGGATGTTGGATACTACTCAT GGAAGTGTCCGAGTCCTCTTCGGAACCGGGACGTCATCACGCTTCGTTCCTGGCTTCCAATGGGGAAAGATTACATCATCATGAACTACTCTGTCAAACATCCC AAATACCCTTCTAAAAAAGACAAGGTGCGAGCTGTGTCCATTCAGACTGGTTACGTGATCCAGAGCCAGGGACCGGCCAACAGCTGTACCCTCACCTACATGGCTCAGGTAGATCCAAGGG GTTCGTTACCCAAGTGGGTTGTCAACAAGTCCTCCCACTTCCTTGCTCCTCGG GCAATGAAGAAGATCAACAAAGCCTGTTTGAAGTATACAGAGTGGAAGCAGAGACACAACCCTGGCTTCAAGCCCTGGCTCTACCCCGAACAGACTACATTACCCAGCATCCCTCTGTCTGAGCTCAGCATCCAGCGCGCTGAGAGCCTGGAAAATATTGATGAGAGCTCCCTGGCTGAGACCCAGGAGAGAGAAGACAGCGactaa